From Myxocyprinus asiaticus isolate MX2 ecotype Aquarium Trade chromosome 25, UBuf_Myxa_2, whole genome shotgun sequence, one genomic window encodes:
- the LOC127416389 gene encoding retinoic acid receptor RXR-gamma-B-like isoform X2, with protein MDNNDTYLHLNTSALNSSLSQHPPMSSMVGHPSVISSSRLLQSPMSTLGSSMNGLTSPYSVIIPSLGSPSISLPSAPSMGFNTLSSPQINSLNVTSSEDIKPPPGLAPLGNMSSYQCGSPGSLSKHICAICGDRSSGKHYGVYSCEGCKGFFKRTIRKDLTYTCRDSKECLIDKRQRNRCQYCRYQKCLAMGMKREAVQEERQRGKEKSDNEVESTSSFNEDMPVDKILDAELAVEPKAETYSEDTPGNSTNDPVTNICHAADKQLFTLVEWAKRIPHFSDLPLDDQVILLRAGWNELLIASFSHRSITVKDGILLGTGLHVHRSSAHSAGVGSIFNRVLTELVSKMKDMQMDKTELGCLRAIVLFNPDAKGLSNPAEVEALREKVYASLETYTKQKYPDQPGRFAKLLLRLPALRSIGLKCLEHLFFFKLIGDTPIDTFLMEMLEAPHQIT; from the exons ACACTAGTGCTCTGAATTCCTCCCTTTCTCAGCACCCACCCATGAGCTCCATGGTGGGTCATCCATCCGTCATCAGTTCCTCCCGCCTATTGCAGTCTCCCATGAGCACGCTGGGTTCCTCCATGAATGGCCTAACCTCACCCTACTCTGTCATCATCCCGTCTTTGGGTTCCCCATCAATTTCCTTGCCATCTGCGCCCAGTATGGGCTTTAACACTCTCAGCAGCCCGCAG ATTAACTCTTTGAATGTGACTAGCTCAGAGGACATCAAGCCTCCACCGGGATTGGCCCCACTGGGCAACATGAGCAGCTATCAGTGCGGTAGCCCTGGATCCCTGTCCAAACACATCTGTGCCATTTGCGGGGATCGATCTTCAG GGAAGCACTATGGTGTTTACAGTTGTGAAGGTTGCAAAGGCTTCTTTAAGAGAACCATCCGAAAAGACCTGACCTATACGTGTCGAGACAGCAAAGAGTGCCTGATCGACAAACGCCAGCGCAATCGCTGCCAATACTGCCGCTACCAGAAGTGCCTGGCCATGGGCATGAAGAGGGAag CGGTCCAGGAAGAAAGGCAGCGTGGGAAGGAGAAAAGCGATAATGAGGTGGAATCAACGAGCAGTTTCAATGAAGACATGCCTGTGGATAAGATTCTGGATGCAGAGCTCGCAGTCGAACCTAAGGCTGAGACTTATTCAGAGGACACCCCAGGCAACTCA ACGAATGATCCAGTCACCAATATCTGCCATGCAGCTGACAAGCAGCTGTTCACTCTGGTGGAGTGGGCCAAAAGAATACCTCATTTTTCCGATCTGCCTCTGGATGATCAAGTCATTCTGCTTCGAGCAG GATGGAATGAGCTCCTCATCGCTTCATTCTCTCATCGCTCAATCACAGTTAAAGATGGCATCTTATTGGGCACAGGCCTCCACGTCCACAGGAGCAGTGCTCACAGTGCTGGTGTGGGCTCCATTTTCAACAG AGTACTTACCGAGCTGGTTTCTAAAATGAAGGACATGCAGATGGATAAGACAGAACTGGGTTGCCTTAGGGCCATCGTTCTCTTCAACCCCG ATGCAAAAGGCTTGTCAAACCCAGCGGAGGTAGAAGCACTGAGGGAAAAGGTTTATGCCTCACTTGAAACCTACACCAAACAGAAATACCCCGACCAGCCTGGCAG GTTTGCTAAACTTTTATTGCGTCTACCTGCTCTCCGATCCATCGGGCTCAAGTGTTTGGAGCACCTATTTTTCTTCAAGCTGATTGGCGACACGCCGATAGACACTTTCCTGATGGAGATGCTTGAAGCCCCCCACCAGATCACGTGA
- the LOC127416389 gene encoding retinoic acid receptor RXR-gamma-B-like isoform X1 has product MDNNDTYLHLNTSALNSSLSQHPPMSSMVGHPSVISSSRLLQSPMSTLGSSMNGLTSPYSVIIPSLGSPSISLPSAPSMGFNTLSSPQINSLNVTSSEDIKPPPGLAPLGNMSSYQCGSPGSLSKHICAICGDRSSGKHYGVYSCEGCKGFFKRTIRKDLTYTCRDSKECLIDKRQRNRCQYCRYQKCLAMGMKREAVQEERQRGKEKSDNEVESTSSFNEDMPVDKILDAELAVEPKAETYSEDTPGNSVSHRFETNDPVTNICHAADKQLFTLVEWAKRIPHFSDLPLDDQVILLRAGWNELLIASFSHRSITVKDGILLGTGLHVHRSSAHSAGVGSIFNRVLTELVSKMKDMQMDKTELGCLRAIVLFNPDAKGLSNPAEVEALREKVYASLETYTKQKYPDQPGRFAKLLLRLPALRSIGLKCLEHLFFFKLIGDTPIDTFLMEMLEAPHQIT; this is encoded by the exons ACACTAGTGCTCTGAATTCCTCCCTTTCTCAGCACCCACCCATGAGCTCCATGGTGGGTCATCCATCCGTCATCAGTTCCTCCCGCCTATTGCAGTCTCCCATGAGCACGCTGGGTTCCTCCATGAATGGCCTAACCTCACCCTACTCTGTCATCATCCCGTCTTTGGGTTCCCCATCAATTTCCTTGCCATCTGCGCCCAGTATGGGCTTTAACACTCTCAGCAGCCCGCAG ATTAACTCTTTGAATGTGACTAGCTCAGAGGACATCAAGCCTCCACCGGGATTGGCCCCACTGGGCAACATGAGCAGCTATCAGTGCGGTAGCCCTGGATCCCTGTCCAAACACATCTGTGCCATTTGCGGGGATCGATCTTCAG GGAAGCACTATGGTGTTTACAGTTGTGAAGGTTGCAAAGGCTTCTTTAAGAGAACCATCCGAAAAGACCTGACCTATACGTGTCGAGACAGCAAAGAGTGCCTGATCGACAAACGCCAGCGCAATCGCTGCCAATACTGCCGCTACCAGAAGTGCCTGGCCATGGGCATGAAGAGGGAag CGGTCCAGGAAGAAAGGCAGCGTGGGAAGGAGAAAAGCGATAATGAGGTGGAATCAACGAGCAGTTTCAATGAAGACATGCCTGTGGATAAGATTCTGGATGCAGAGCTCGCAGTCGAACCTAAGGCTGAGACTTATTCAGAGGACACCCCAGGCAACTCAGTAAGCCACAGATTTGAA ACGAATGATCCAGTCACCAATATCTGCCATGCAGCTGACAAGCAGCTGTTCACTCTGGTGGAGTGGGCCAAAAGAATACCTCATTTTTCCGATCTGCCTCTGGATGATCAAGTCATTCTGCTTCGAGCAG GATGGAATGAGCTCCTCATCGCTTCATTCTCTCATCGCTCAATCACAGTTAAAGATGGCATCTTATTGGGCACAGGCCTCCACGTCCACAGGAGCAGTGCTCACAGTGCTGGTGTGGGCTCCATTTTCAACAG AGTACTTACCGAGCTGGTTTCTAAAATGAAGGACATGCAGATGGATAAGACAGAACTGGGTTGCCTTAGGGCCATCGTTCTCTTCAACCCCG ATGCAAAAGGCTTGTCAAACCCAGCGGAGGTAGAAGCACTGAGGGAAAAGGTTTATGCCTCACTTGAAACCTACACCAAACAGAAATACCCCGACCAGCCTGGCAG GTTTGCTAAACTTTTATTGCGTCTACCTGCTCTCCGATCCATCGGGCTCAAGTGTTTGGAGCACCTATTTTTCTTCAAGCTGATTGGCGACACGCCGATAGACACTTTCCTGATGGAGATGCTTGAAGCCCCCCACCAGATCACGTGA
- the LOC127416389 gene encoding retinoic acid receptor RXR-gamma-B-like isoform X3, whose amino-acid sequence MLWCFREINSLNVTSSEDIKPPPGLAPLGNMSSYQCGSPGSLSKHICAICGDRSSGKHYGVYSCEGCKGFFKRTIRKDLTYTCRDSKECLIDKRQRNRCQYCRYQKCLAMGMKREAVQEERQRGKEKSDNEVESTSSFNEDMPVDKILDAELAVEPKAETYSEDTPGNSVSHRFETNDPVTNICHAADKQLFTLVEWAKRIPHFSDLPLDDQVILLRAGWNELLIASFSHRSITVKDGILLGTGLHVHRSSAHSAGVGSIFNRVLTELVSKMKDMQMDKTELGCLRAIVLFNPDAKGLSNPAEVEALREKVYASLETYTKQKYPDQPGRFAKLLLRLPALRSIGLKCLEHLFFFKLIGDTPIDTFLMEMLEAPHQIT is encoded by the exons ATGCTCTGGTGTTTCAGAGAG ATTAACTCTTTGAATGTGACTAGCTCAGAGGACATCAAGCCTCCACCGGGATTGGCCCCACTGGGCAACATGAGCAGCTATCAGTGCGGTAGCCCTGGATCCCTGTCCAAACACATCTGTGCCATTTGCGGGGATCGATCTTCAG GGAAGCACTATGGTGTTTACAGTTGTGAAGGTTGCAAAGGCTTCTTTAAGAGAACCATCCGAAAAGACCTGACCTATACGTGTCGAGACAGCAAAGAGTGCCTGATCGACAAACGCCAGCGCAATCGCTGCCAATACTGCCGCTACCAGAAGTGCCTGGCCATGGGCATGAAGAGGGAag CGGTCCAGGAAGAAAGGCAGCGTGGGAAGGAGAAAAGCGATAATGAGGTGGAATCAACGAGCAGTTTCAATGAAGACATGCCTGTGGATAAGATTCTGGATGCAGAGCTCGCAGTCGAACCTAAGGCTGAGACTTATTCAGAGGACACCCCAGGCAACTCAGTAAGCCACAGATTTGAA ACGAATGATCCAGTCACCAATATCTGCCATGCAGCTGACAAGCAGCTGTTCACTCTGGTGGAGTGGGCCAAAAGAATACCTCATTTTTCCGATCTGCCTCTGGATGATCAAGTCATTCTGCTTCGAGCAG GATGGAATGAGCTCCTCATCGCTTCATTCTCTCATCGCTCAATCACAGTTAAAGATGGCATCTTATTGGGCACAGGCCTCCACGTCCACAGGAGCAGTGCTCACAGTGCTGGTGTGGGCTCCATTTTCAACAG AGTACTTACCGAGCTGGTTTCTAAAATGAAGGACATGCAGATGGATAAGACAGAACTGGGTTGCCTTAGGGCCATCGTTCTCTTCAACCCCG ATGCAAAAGGCTTGTCAAACCCAGCGGAGGTAGAAGCACTGAGGGAAAAGGTTTATGCCTCACTTGAAACCTACACCAAACAGAAATACCCCGACCAGCCTGGCAG GTTTGCTAAACTTTTATTGCGTCTACCTGCTCTCCGATCCATCGGGCTCAAGTGTTTGGAGCACCTATTTTTCTTCAAGCTGATTGGCGACACGCCGATAGACACTTTCCTGATGGAGATGCTTGAAGCCCCCCACCAGATCACGTGA